TTGATCTTCTCCGGCTCGGCGGCCGGCAGGTCGACCTTGTTCAGGACCGGAACGATCTCGTGGTTGTTGTCGAGCGCCTGGTAGACATTGGCGAGCGTCTGCGCCTCGACGCCCTGGCTGGCGTCGACCACCAGCAGGGAACCCTCGCAGGCCGCCAGCGACCGCGAGACCTCGTAGGCGAAGTCGACATGGCCAGGCGTGTCCATCAGATTGAAGATGTAATCCTTGCCGTCCTTGGCGCGGTACGAGAGGCGAACCGTCTGCGCCTTGATGGTGATGCCGCGTTCGCGCTCGATATCCATGGAATCGAGCACCTGCTCCTTGCCCGCCATTTCGCGGTCGGACAGGCCGCCGGTCATCTGGATCAGGCGGTCGGCCAGCGTCGATTTGCCATGGTCGATATGGGCGACGATGGAGAAATTGCGGATGTTGGAAATGGGGACGGTCGTCATGGGCGCGGGATACCACTCACATCCTCGTGCGGCAACCATATTGCTGTATTTTCAGGGCCTTTCTTCACGCCAAGCTGATTCCATGACGGCTCAAAACGCGCTACGCAACGGCCCATGTCGACGACTTCGATCCCATCTGCCAGACCGCGCGCGAAGACCCGGGTGAGCTTTGGCCGCTTCAAAGCCTGGCTGGTTGCCTGCGCGACCCGGCCGGAGGCCAGCCTGTGGCTGGTGATCCAGTTTGCCATCCTGCATGCGGTGCTCTGGACCTTCATCCTGATCAATCTCAAGGCGGCGCAGGATGTTCATATGGACGTCGCAGAAGCCTATGCCTGGGGCCAGAAACTCCTGCTCGGCTACGGCAAGCACCCGCCGCTGTCCGGCTGGGTCGCCGGCCTCTGGTTCAAGGCGTTCCCGGCGACGGACTGGGCGACCTACGCGCTCGCGATGGCGACCGTCAGCGTCGGCATGGTGATCTGCTGGCTCGTCGCACTGCGCGTGGTGGACGCCAGGCGCTCGTTCCTGGTCGCGGTGATGGTCGCGCTCTACCCGATCTTCAATTTCAAGGGTTTCAAGTACAACACGGACCTGCTGCAGCTCGTCACCCTGCCGCTCGTCGTGCTCGCTTATCTCAACGCGTTCGAGAAGCGGAGCTGGCAATCCGGCATCTGGCTCGGGCTCGCGGGTGCGCTGGCGCTGATGACCAAGTACTGGGTGCTGACCATGATCGGCGCCATCGGGCTCGCCGCGCTGATCCATCCCGAGCGGCTGAAATTCCTGCGCTCGCCGGCGCCCTGGGTTGCGATCGCGACGCTCGCCGTCGCGATGATTCCGCACTTCGTCTGGCTTGCCGACGCGCATTTCGTGCCGCTGACCTATGCGGGGGACACCTACAGCCTCGAGGACATGAGCTATGTGCGGCAGCTCGTGCTCGGCTACGTCCTGCACAATGTCGCGCTGCTGGCCTTGCCGGTCGCGCTGGCCGCGCTCGCCATGGCGCTGGTGCCGCCGTGGTTCACGCTGCTCCTGCGCGCGCCCTTGAGCATCGTCACGCGCGCCTGGGCGCGCGGCGCCAATCCCGGCGTCGACCTCTCGCAGGCGTTGAATGTCTGGATCATCCAGATCATCGTCGCGATCGGCCCGCCGCTCGGCGCGCTCGTCTTCAGCATCTACATGAAGACCGATTGGGGCATCTCGCTGTTCTTCCTGGTGCCGCTGGCACTGGTCGCCATCCCCGTGCTGCGCGTGCAGAGCGCGGCCCTGTTCAACATCGCCGCGATCTGGCTCGTGCTCAGCGTCGCTACGCTCGCCGCCTCGCCATGGATTGCAGCGCGCGAGATGGCGGCCAATGCGGGCAACACGGCGACTTATGGCGCGCGCTCGGAGCTTGCGCGCGAACTGACGCAAGCCTGGCACACCCGCTTCGCCTCGCGCTGGGCAATCGTCGCCGGCACCATGGAAACCATCCAGCCGATGGTGTTCTACAGCCCGGATCATCCGAGCCCGTTCACGCCGAACGAGGCCTGGGGCTCGGGGCTGACCTCGCCGGAGGACGTCAGGAAGAATGGCTTCATCGGCGTGTTCGATCCGACCGACCCTCGCCTGCCGGCGTTCGAGAAGTGGGTATCGCAGACCGCGCCGAATGCCGAGCGCATGGTGATGACGACACGGCGCTTCACCCACGGCAAGGCCGGCCCGGCGATGACCTGGAACGTCTACATCGCGCCACCGGAGCAGTAGCATTTCAACGTAGAGGACGTTGAAGCAGCCTTACGTCCCTTCCTCGTTGAACTTGCTCTCGACCAGCTCGGTGATCGCCGCGAGTGCGGCTTCGGCATCGGTGCCGGCGGCCGCCACCGTGATGGTGGTGCCGGGGGCGGCAGCGAGCATCATCAGGCCCATGATCGAGGTGCCGCCGACGGTCTCGCTACCGCGCGTCACCCACACCTGCGCGTCGAAGCGCTCGACGGTCTGGACGAATTTTGCGGAGGCGCGGGCGTGCAGGCCGCGCTTGTTGATGATCAGAAGCTCTTTGGAAATCGCTCCTGCGGGCACGCCGGTCCCGGCCTGGTTTCCGAGCGGCGCCTCGTCGCTCATTTGCCGGCGAGCACGCGGCTGGCGATGGTGACGTATTTGCGGCCCGCTTCCTGGGCCATCGCGATCGCGTCCGGCAACGAACGCTCCTCGCGAACCTTCGCGAGCTTCACCAGCATGGGAAGGTTGATGCCCGCGAGCACTTCGACCTTGGGCCGGCTCATGCAGGATATCGCCAGGTTGGAGGGCGTGCCGCCGAACATGTCGGTGAGGATCGCAACGCCGTCGCCGGAATCGACGCGGTTAACCGCTTCGATGATGTCGCTTCGACAGAGATCGGAATCATCCTCGGCGCCGATCGTGATCGCTTCGATTTGCTTTTGCGGACCCATGACATGTTCAAGCGCCGCCTTGAATTCGTCGGCAAGGCGCCCGTGGGTCACAAGTACTAGACCAATCATCGGAAAACTCCTCGCGGGCGCTTTTGGTGCGCCGCACGAACGCGCCACTTTGACCATCCAGAGCCCCCGCGCAAGAGGGGATGTTGCGTATCTCCCTGAATCTAGACGGATGGATGAGGGGAGCTGCGCCGGTCTATTCGGTCGCGATAGTGGGGCTCATATGGTTACCATTTCCCTTCAAACAATCGCCTGAAGGGTTAACGGGAGATGAACTTTTGGTAGTGGTCAAGGCTGCGACAACCAATGGCAGCGGCGAATAGTCGCTGGCGACCGGGATTCGCGGTATTTCGACACCAAAAATGCGTGTTTTCAGCGCGTCGGGCGGCGGCAGGCGCTCGGCGTCGGAAGCGGCGAGATCGACCACGAGACCGACCGTCGCACGCTCCACGAAGTCGCAGCGGCGAATTCCGAGGCCGCGAATTTCGATCAGGCCGGCCAACATGCGAGCAGGGCGCACCTCAATTTCATCGCCGACTGTCGCCAGATGGACACGGTCATCGCCGACCAGAACGGCCATTTCGACCACCCCGCTGCGTCCCGCCATGATCAAATCGAAGGCAAGCCGCGACTTGCCGCTGCCCGAAGGCCCGCGGATCAGCACCGCCAAATTTCCGACTTTGACCGCGGAGGCGTGAACGCTCGGGCCGTCTTCGCTCATAGCGCCGGCAGCCTGACCACGAAGCGTGCGCCGGCAACGGTCGGGGCGCCATCGGCGTCTGGCGGGCCTGCGCGGTTCTCGGCCCAGATGCGTCCGCCATGCGCATCCACGATCTGCTTGGAGATCGAAAGTCCGAGACCGGAGTTCTGGCCAAAGCCCTGATGCGGGCGGTCGGTGTAGAAGCGCTCGAAGATGCGCTCCAGCGCGTCCTCGCGGATGCCGGGGCCGTCGTCGTCGACCACGATCTCGATCTCGGCGCGCATGCGGCGGCAGGCGAGGCGCACCTTGGTGCCGCGCTCGGAGAAGGATTGCGCGTTGGAAAGCAGGTTGGAGACGACCTGGCCCAACCGTGAATCGTGACCGGGCACTGAAAAGCTGTCTCTCGGGCCGCGGCCCTCGAAACGCGCCTCGACAGCGACGTCGTGGCCGAGCTTGGTCTCGTTGGCGACCGAAACCAGCGTGCTCAAGAGGCGCCTGAGATCGACCGGAAGGACGTCCTGCCGCTGCAGCTCGGCATCGAGCCGGCTTGCATCGGAAATGTCCGAGATCAGGCGGTCCAACCGCTTGACGTCATGCTCGATCACCTCGAGCAGGCGTGAACGGCTGTTCTCGTTACGCGCCAGCGGCAGCGTCTCGACCGCGGAGCGCAGTGAGGTCAGTGGATTCTTCAGCTCATGCGCAACGTCGGCGGCGAACATCTCGATCGCCTCGATGCGGCTGTAGAGCGCATTGGTCATGTCGCGCAGCGCGCCGGAGAGATGGCCGATCTCGTCGCGGCGGCGGGTGAAGTCGGGAATCTCGACGCGGGTCTTGATGCGGCGGCGGACGCGCTCGGCGCTGTCGGCCAGCCGGCGCACGGGACCGGCGATCGTGCTCGCGAGCAGCAACGACAGCATGATCATGACTGCGGCCGCGACGCCGCCTACCTTCAGGATCGCGAGGCGTTCGGCGGTCACCATCTGGTCGATGTCGTCGCCCTGCGTCGACAGCATCAGCGCGCCGTGGATGGCGCGCGAGCGCAGCACGGGGACCGCGACCGAGACGATCACCTCGCCGCGCGAATTGACCCGCACCATCGAGCGCTTCTGGCCCTGGAGCGCATCGGCCACTTCCGAATAGCCATTGCCGTTCTCCGGCCCGAGCTCGCGGTAGAGCGGCAGGTCGCCGCGGTTCAGCCAAGTGCGCACCGCGGTCATGCCGCGCTCGACGATGTTCGGCTTCTCGGCGGAGGGCGGTGGCAGGTCGAGGCGCAGCACGTTCTCGAGGTTGCGGCTGTCGAGCAGCAGGCTGCCGTTCGGATCGTAGATGCGGGCGCGGGTCTTGGTCGGCGAGATCAGCGTGCGCAGCACCGGCGCCACGCGCTCCGGATTGATCGGGAAATCCAGCGGCGAATACTCGTCCGAGCCGCCATAGGTCTCGCCCGGCTTGAGGTCGAGCAGCCGGTCGGGATCGATGGTGATGGCG
The DNA window shown above is from Bradyrhizobium sp. CB1650 and carries:
- a CDS encoding glycosyltransferase family 39 protein, producing the protein MSTTSIPSARPRAKTRVSFGRFKAWLVACATRPEASLWLVIQFAILHAVLWTFILINLKAAQDVHMDVAEAYAWGQKLLLGYGKHPPLSGWVAGLWFKAFPATDWATYALAMATVSVGMVICWLVALRVVDARRSFLVAVMVALYPIFNFKGFKYNTDLLQLVTLPLVVLAYLNAFEKRSWQSGIWLGLAGALALMTKYWVLTMIGAIGLAALIHPERLKFLRSPAPWVAIATLAVAMIPHFVWLADAHFVPLTYAGDTYSLEDMSYVRQLVLGYVLHNVALLALPVALAALAMALVPPWFTLLLRAPLSIVTRAWARGANPGVDLSQALNVWIIQIIVAIGPPLGALVFSIYMKTDWGISLFFLVPLALVAIPVLRVQSAALFNIAAIWLVLSVATLAASPWIAAREMAANAGNTATYGARSELARELTQAWHTRFASRWAIVAGTMETIQPMVFYSPDHPSPFTPNEAWGSGLTSPEDVRKNGFIGVFDPTDPRLPAFEKWVSQTAPNAERMVMTTRRFTHGKAGPAMTWNVYIAPPEQ
- a CDS encoding HPr family phosphocarrier protein → MSDEAPLGNQAGTGVPAGAISKELLIINKRGLHARASAKFVQTVERFDAQVWVTRGSETVGGTSIMGLMMLAAAPGTTITVAAAGTDAEAALAAITELVESKFNEEGT
- a CDS encoding PTS sugar transporter subunit IIA, producing the protein MIGLVLVTHGRLADEFKAALEHVMGPQKQIEAITIGAEDDSDLCRSDIIEAVNRVDSGDGVAILTDMFGGTPSNLAISCMSRPKVEVLAGINLPMLVKLAKVREERSLPDAIAMAQEAGRKYVTIASRVLAGK
- a CDS encoding HPr kinase/phosphatase C-terminal domain-containing protein; protein product: MSEDGPSVHASAVKVGNLAVLIRGPSGSGKSRLAFDLIMAGRSGVVEMAVLVGDDRVHLATVGDEIEVRPARMLAGLIEIRGLGIRRCDFVERATVGLVVDLAASDAERLPPPDALKTRIFGVEIPRIPVASDYSPLPLVVAALTTTKSSSPVNPSGDCLKGNGNHMSPTIATE
- a CDS encoding sensor histidine kinase, translated to MLDRTQPDSSANAEDAVRGVPDRAVEDKPAAQGWRPLNWLSRAGQFFFALSFSSLTRRIVSLNLAGLVALVASILYLSQFRAGLIDARAQSLLVQAEIIAGAIAASATVQTNAITIDPDRLLDLKPGETYGGSDEYSPLDFPINPERVAPVLRTLISPTKTRARIYDPNGSLLLDSRNLENVLRLDLPPPSAEKPNIVERGMTAVRTWLNRGDLPLYRELGPENGNGYSEVADALQGQKRSMVRVNSRGEVIVSVAVPVLRSRAIHGALMLSTQGDDIDQMVTAERLAILKVGGVAAAVMIMLSLLLASTIAGPVRRLADSAERVRRRIKTRVEIPDFTRRRDEIGHLSGALRDMTNALYSRIEAIEMFAADVAHELKNPLTSLRSAVETLPLARNENSRSRLLEVIEHDVKRLDRLISDISDASRLDAELQRQDVLPVDLRRLLSTLVSVANETKLGHDVAVEARFEGRGPRDSFSVPGHDSRLGQVVSNLLSNAQSFSERGTKVRLACRRMRAEIEIVVDDDGPGIREDALERIFERFYTDRPHQGFGQNSGLGLSISKQIVDAHGGRIWAENRAGPPDADGAPTVAGARFVVRLPAL